In the Pseudomonas sp. DTU_2021_1001937_2_SI_NGA_ILE_001 genome, one interval contains:
- the fba gene encoding class II fructose-bisphosphate aldolase (catalyzes the reversible aldol condensation of dihydroxyacetonephosphate and glyceraldehyde 3-phosphate in the Calvin cycle, glycolysis, and/or gluconeogenesis), which produces MALISMRQMLDHAAEFGYGVPAFNVNNLEQMRAIMEAADKTDSPVIVQASAGARKYAGAPFLRHLILAAIEEFPHIPVVMHQDHGTSPDICQRSIQLGFSSVMMDGSLGEDGKTPTTYEYNVDVTRRVVAFAHACGVSVEGELGVLGSLETGMAGEEDGVGAEGILDHSQMLTDPEEAADFVKKTNVDALAIAIGTSHGAYKFTKPPTGDILAIEQIKAIHKRIPNTHLVMHGSSSVPQEWLKIINEYGGDIKETYGVPVEEIVEGIKHGVRKVNIDTDLRLASTGAIREFMAKNRSEFDPRKYLAKTVVAMRDVCIARYEAFGTAGNASKIKPISLDRMFERYAKGELDAKIN; this is translated from the coding sequence ATGGCACTTATCAGCATGCGCCAGATGTTGGACCACGCCGCCGAATTCGGCTATGGCGTTCCAGCTTTCAACGTAAACAACCTGGAACAGATGCGCGCCATTATGGAAGCGGCCGACAAGACCGACTCCCCGGTGATCGTTCAGGCTTCGGCCGGTGCCCGCAAATACGCCGGCGCCCCGTTCCTGCGTCACCTGATCCTCGCTGCCATCGAAGAATTCCCGCACATCCCGGTGGTCATGCACCAGGACCACGGCACCAGCCCGGACATCTGCCAGCGCTCCATCCAGCTGGGCTTCAGCTCGGTGATGATGGACGGCTCGCTGGGTGAAGACGGCAAGACCCCGACCACCTACGAGTACAACGTCGACGTGACCCGCCGTGTGGTCGCTTTCGCCCACGCCTGCGGCGTGTCGGTCGAGGGTGAGCTGGGCGTGCTAGGCTCGCTGGAAACCGGCATGGCCGGTGAAGAAGACGGCGTCGGCGCCGAAGGCATCCTGGACCACAGCCAGATGCTGACCGACCCGGAAGAAGCCGCCGACTTCGTCAAGAAGACCAACGTGGACGCCCTGGCCATCGCCATCGGCACCAGCCACGGCGCCTACAAGTTCACCAAGCCACCTACCGGTGACATCCTGGCCATCGAGCAGATCAAGGCCATTCACAAGCGCATTCCGAACACCCACCTGGTGATGCACGGTTCGTCGTCCGTTCCGCAGGAATGGCTGAAGATCATCAACGAGTACGGTGGCGACATTAAAGAAACCTACGGCGTACCGGTCGAGGAAATCGTCGAAGGCATCAAGCACGGCGTGCGCAAGGTGAACATCGACACCGACCTGCGCCTGGCGTCCACCGGTGCCATCCGTGAGTTCATGGCCAAGAACCGCAGCGAGTTCGACCCGCGCAAATACCTGGCCAAGACCGTAGTCGCCATGCGCGACGTGTGCATCGCCCGCTACGAAGCCTTCGGCACCGCCGGCAACGCCTCGAAGATCAAACCGATCTCCCTGGATCGCATGTTCGAGCGCTACGCCAAAGGCGAGCTGGACGCGAAGATCAACTGA
- a CDS encoding dipeptidase, producing the protein MSPAELHADSIVIDGLIIAKWNRELFEDMRKGGLTMANCTVSVWEGFQGTVNSIASSMKLMRENSDLVMPINTTADIYKAKELGKTGILFGFQNAHAYEDQIGYVEVFKKLGVGIVQMCYNTQNLVGTGCYERDGGLSGFGREIVAEMNRVGVMCDLSHVGSKTSEEVILESKKPVCYSHCLPSGLKEHPRNKSDEELKFIADHGGFVGVTMFAPFLAKGIDSTIDDYAEAIEYTMNIVGEDAIGIGTDFTQGHGQEFFEYLTHDKGYARRLTNFGKIINPLGIRTVGEFPNLTETLLKRGHSERVVRKIMGENWVRVLKDVWGE; encoded by the coding sequence ATGAGCCCAGCAGAACTTCACGCCGACAGCATCGTCATCGACGGTCTGATCATCGCCAAGTGGAACCGCGAACTGTTTGAAGACATGCGCAAGGGCGGGCTGACCATGGCCAACTGCACCGTGTCGGTGTGGGAAGGCTTCCAGGGTACGGTCAACAGCATCGCTTCGAGCATGAAACTGATGCGCGAGAACAGCGACCTGGTGATGCCGATCAACACCACCGCCGACATCTACAAGGCCAAGGAGCTGGGCAAGACCGGCATCCTGTTCGGTTTCCAGAACGCCCATGCCTACGAAGACCAGATCGGCTACGTGGAAGTCTTCAAGAAGCTCGGCGTGGGCATCGTGCAGATGTGCTACAACACCCAGAACCTGGTGGGCACCGGCTGCTACGAGCGCGATGGTGGCCTGTCGGGCTTCGGCCGCGAGATCGTCGCCGAGATGAACCGCGTGGGCGTGATGTGCGACCTGTCCCACGTCGGCTCCAAGACCAGCGAGGAGGTCATCCTCGAATCCAAGAAGCCGGTCTGCTACTCCCACTGCCTGCCTTCGGGGCTCAAGGAGCACCCGCGCAACAAGTCCGATGAAGAACTGAAGTTCATCGCCGACCACGGCGGCTTCGTCGGCGTGACCATGTTCGCGCCGTTCCTGGCCAAGGGCATCGACTCGACCATCGACGACTACGCCGAGGCCATCGAGTACACCATGAACATCGTCGGCGAAGACGCCATCGGCATCGGCACCGACTTCACCCAGGGCCATGGCCAGGAGTTCTTCGAATACCTGACCCACGACAAGGGCTACGCCCGGCGCCTGACCAACTTCGGCAAGATCATCAACCCGCTGGGTATCCGTACCGTGGGCGAGTTCCCGAACCTGACCGAGACGCTGCTCAAGCGCGGCCATTCCGAGCGCGTGGTGCGCAAGATCATGGGGGAGAACTGGGTACGCGTGCTCAAGGACGTCTGGGGCGAGTGA
- a CDS encoding phosphoglycerate kinase, which translates to MTVLKMTDLDLQGKRVLIREDLNVPIKDGAVSSDARILAALPTIRQALEKGAAVMVCSHLGRPVEGEFSAENSLKPVAEYLSKALGRDVPLVADYLDGVQVQAGDVVLFENVRFNKGEKKNADELAQKYAALCDVFVMDAFGTAHRAEGSTHGVAKFAKVAAAGPLLAAELDALGKALGAPAKPMAAIVAGSKVSTKLDVLNSLSGICDQLIVGGGIANTFLAAAGHKVGKSLYEPDLVDTARAIAAKVSVPLPVDVVVAKAFAEDAEATVKLIADVADDDMILDIGPQTAEQFAQLLKSSRTILWNGPVGVFEFDQFGEGTKVLAKAIAESDAFSIAGGGDTLAAIDKYGVGAQISYISTGGGAFLEFVEGKVLPAVEVLEQRAKA; encoded by the coding sequence ATGACCGTGTTGAAGATGACCGACCTTGACCTGCAAGGTAAGCGTGTACTGATCCGCGAAGACCTCAACGTGCCGATCAAGGATGGCGCGGTGAGCAGCGATGCACGCATTCTCGCCGCTCTGCCGACCATTCGTCAGGCACTGGAGAAAGGCGCGGCGGTCATGGTCTGTTCGCACCTGGGCCGTCCTGTGGAAGGCGAATTCTCTGCCGAAAACAGCCTCAAGCCGGTCGCCGAGTACCTGAGCAAGGCCCTGGGCCGCGACGTGCCGCTGGTCGCCGACTACCTGGACGGCGTGCAGGTGCAGGCCGGTGACGTGGTGCTGTTCGAGAACGTGCGCTTCAACAAGGGCGAGAAGAAGAACGCCGACGAGCTGGCGCAGAAATACGCCGCGCTGTGCGACGTGTTCGTGATGGACGCCTTCGGCACCGCGCACCGTGCCGAGGGTTCGACCCACGGCGTGGCCAAGTTCGCCAAGGTCGCTGCCGCCGGCCCGCTGCTGGCCGCCGAGCTGGACGCTCTGGGCAAGGCGCTGGGCGCTCCGGCCAAGCCGATGGCCGCCATCGTTGCCGGTTCCAAGGTGTCCACCAAGCTCGACGTGCTCAACAGCCTCAGCGGTATCTGCGACCAGCTGATCGTCGGTGGCGGCATCGCCAACACCTTCCTGGCCGCTGCCGGGCACAAGGTCGGCAAGTCGCTGTACGAGCCTGACCTGGTCGACACTGCCCGCGCCATCGCCGCCAAGGTCAGCGTGCCGCTGCCAGTGGACGTGGTCGTGGCCAAGGCATTCGCCGAAGACGCCGAAGCCACCGTGAAGCTGATCGCCGACGTGGCCGATGACGACATGATCCTCGACATCGGCCCGCAAACCGCCGAGCAGTTCGCCCAATTGCTGAAATCTTCCCGGACTATCCTGTGGAACGGCCCGGTGGGCGTGTTCGAATTCGACCAGTTCGGCGAAGGCACCAAGGTCCTGGCCAAGGCCATCGCCGAAAGCGACGCCTTCTCCATTGCCGGTGGTGGCGACACCCTGGCGGCGATCGACAAGTACGGTGTAGGCGCGCAGATTTCCTATATCTCCACCGGTGGCGGTGCGTTCCTGGAGTTCGTCGAAGGCAAGGTACTGCCCGCCGTCGAAGTGCTCGAGCAACGCGCCAAGGCGTAA
- a CDS encoding MliC family protein — translation MKGVIALAALVVLSGCSAFKSSQQADPWTRWVCDSKAEVTWRYADAAHKAVDVRLNQSDQVFHLQAEPGATGELFGNGVLSFARMGNEGLVYWSATNDLIGRGCKAR, via the coding sequence ATGAAAGGCGTGATTGCCCTCGCGGCGCTGGTGGTTCTGAGCGGATGCTCCGCGTTCAAGTCCAGCCAGCAGGCCGACCCCTGGACCCGCTGGGTCTGTGACAGCAAGGCCGAGGTGACCTGGCGCTATGCCGATGCTGCCCACAAGGCGGTGGACGTGCGCCTGAACCAGAGCGACCAGGTGTTCCACCTGCAAGCCGAGCCTGGCGCGACCGGTGAACTGTTCGGCAACGGCGTGCTGTCGTTCGCCAGAATGGGTAACGAGGGCCTGGTTTACTGGTCCGCCACCAACGACCTCATCGGCCGCGGCTGCAAGGCCCGTTAG
- a CDS encoding DUF5943 domain-containing protein, with protein MAKIAPQLPIEVDSETGIWTSDALPMLYVPRHFFVNNHMGIEEVLGAEAYAEILYKAGYKSAWHWCEKEAECHGLEGVAVFEHYMKRLSQRGWGLFKIQDIDLDKGTASVKLEHSAFVYVYGKCGRKVDYMFTGWFAGAMDQILAARGSSIRTVAEQVYGGSEEGHDDGLFVVKPL; from the coding sequence ATGGCCAAGATCGCCCCGCAATTGCCTATCGAAGTCGACAGCGAAACCGGTATCTGGACGTCTGACGCCCTGCCGATGCTGTACGTACCGCGGCATTTCTTCGTCAACAACCACATGGGTATCGAAGAAGTGCTGGGCGCCGAGGCCTATGCCGAGATTCTCTACAAGGCCGGCTACAAGTCCGCCTGGCACTGGTGCGAGAAGGAAGCCGAGTGCCATGGCCTGGAAGGCGTGGCGGTGTTCGAGCACTACATGAAGCGCCTGTCGCAGCGTGGCTGGGGCCTGTTCAAGATCCAGGACATCGACCTGGACAAAGGCACCGCCAGCGTCAAGCTCGAACACTCGGCATTCGTCTACGTGTACGGCAAGTGCGGCCGCAAGGTCGACTACATGTTCACCGGCTGGTTCGCCGGCGCCATGGACCAGATCCTCGCCGCGCGCGGCAGTTCGATTCGCACCGTTGCAGAACAGGTCTACGGGGGCTCCGAAGAGGGCCACGACGATGGTCTGTTCGTCGTCAAACCACTTTAA
- the dgcB gene encoding dimethylglycine demethylation protein DgcB — protein MLSTILPILLFAALGLAVLGALRRIRLWRNGRASKVDLLGGLFAMPKRYMVDLHHVVARDKYIANTHVATAGGAVASIVLAILVHGFGLHNKVLGYALLLMTAVMFVGAIFVYRRRLNPPARLSKGPWMRLPKSLLAFSASFFLVTLPVAGILPENFGGWLLAGILSLGVLWGVSELFFGMTWGGPMKHAFAGALHLAWHRRAERFGGGRSTGLKPLDLEDPQAPLGVEKPKDFTWNQLLGFDACVQCGKCEAMCPAFAAGQPLNPKKLIQDMVVGLAGGSDAQFAGSPYPGKPIGEHSGNPHQPIVNGLVDAETLWSCTTCRACVEECPMMIEHVDAIVDMRRHLTLEKGATPNKGAEVLDNLIATDNPGGFNPGGRLNWAADLNLSLFSEKKSADVLFWVGDGAFDMRNQRTLRAFVKVLKAAGVDFAVLGLEERDSGDVARRLGDEATFQSLAKRNIQTLSRYRFARIVTCDPHSFHVLKNEYGAFGGEYQVQHHSTFIAELVQAGALNLGQHKGGSVTYHDPCYLGRYNGEYEAPREVLRALGIEIKEMQRSGFRSRCCGGGGGAPITDIPGKQRIPDMRMEDIRETGAELVAVGCPQCTAMLEGVVEPRPAIKDIAELVAEALLEDAAAPARPAAQAKREAAEVH, from the coding sequence ATGTTAAGCACCATTCTTCCCATTCTGCTGTTCGCCGCCCTGGGCCTTGCGGTCCTCGGCGCGCTGCGGCGCATCCGCTTGTGGCGCAACGGCCGGGCGTCGAAAGTCGACCTGCTGGGCGGCCTGTTCGCCATGCCCAAGCGCTACATGGTCGACCTGCACCATGTGGTAGCCCGCGACAAGTACATCGCCAACACCCACGTGGCCACCGCCGGTGGTGCCGTGGCGTCGATCGTGCTGGCGATCCTGGTGCACGGTTTCGGCCTGCACAACAAAGTGCTCGGCTACGCGTTGCTGCTGATGACCGCGGTGATGTTCGTCGGTGCGATCTTCGTTTACCGTCGCCGTCTCAACCCGCCCGCGCGCCTGTCCAAAGGCCCGTGGATGCGCCTGCCCAAGAGCCTGCTGGCGTTCTCGGCGAGCTTCTTCCTGGTCACCCTGCCAGTGGCTGGCATCCTGCCGGAGAACTTCGGTGGCTGGCTGCTGGCCGGCATCCTGTCGCTCGGTGTGCTGTGGGGCGTCAGCGAGCTGTTCTTCGGCATGACCTGGGGCGGGCCGATGAAGCACGCCTTCGCCGGTGCCCTGCACCTGGCCTGGCACCGCCGCGCCGAGCGTTTCGGTGGTGGTCGCTCCACCGGCCTCAAGCCGCTGGACCTGGAAGATCCCCAGGCACCGCTGGGGGTGGAAAAGCCCAAGGATTTCACCTGGAACCAGCTGCTGGGCTTCGACGCCTGCGTGCAGTGCGGCAAGTGCGAGGCCATGTGCCCGGCGTTCGCTGCCGGCCAGCCGCTGAACCCCAAGAAGTTGATTCAGGACATGGTCGTCGGCCTGGCCGGCGGCAGCGACGCGCAGTTCGCCGGCAGCCCGTACCCCGGCAAGCCGATCGGTGAGCACAGCGGCAACCCGCACCAGCCGATCGTCAACGGCCTGGTGGATGCCGAGACCCTGTGGTCGTGCACCACCTGCCGCGCCTGCGTCGAGGAATGCCCGATGATGATCGAGCACGTCGACGCCATCGTCGACATGCGCCGCCACCTGACCCTGGAGAAGGGCGCCACCCCGAACAAGGGTGCCGAGGTGCTCGACAACCTCATTGCCACCGACAACCCTGGCGGCTTCAACCCTGGTGGCCGTCTGAACTGGGCTGCCGACCTGAACCTCAGCCTGTTCAGCGAGAAGAAATCCGCCGACGTGCTGTTCTGGGTCGGTGACGGTGCCTTCGACATGCGCAACCAGCGCACCCTGCGCGCCTTCGTCAAGGTGCTCAAGGCGGCCGGCGTGGACTTCGCCGTGCTCGGCCTGGAAGAGCGCGACAGCGGCGACGTGGCACGGCGCCTGGGCGACGAAGCGACCTTCCAGAGCCTGGCCAAACGCAACATCCAGACCCTGTCGCGCTACCGCTTTGCACGCATCGTGACTTGCGACCCGCACAGCTTCCACGTGCTGAAGAACGAATACGGCGCCTTCGGGGGCGAGTACCAGGTGCAGCACCACAGCACCTTCATCGCCGAACTGGTGCAGGCCGGTGCGCTGAACCTTGGCCAGCACAAGGGTGGCAGCGTGACCTATCACGACCCGTGCTACCTGGGCCGCTACAACGGCGAATACGAGGCACCACGCGAAGTGCTGCGTGCCCTGGGTATCGAAATCAAGGAAATGCAGCGCTCGGGCTTCCGTTCCCGTTGCTGCGGCGGTGGCGGCGGTGCGCCGATCACCGACATCCCTGGCAAGCAGCGGATTCCGGACATGCGCATGGAAGACATCCGCGAGACCGGTGCCGAGCTGGTGGCCGTGGGTTGTCCACAATGCACGGCAATGCTCGAAGGCGTGGTCGAACCCCGCCCGGCCATCAAGGACATCGCCGAGCTGGTCGCCGAAGCGCTGCTCGAAGACGCGGCCGCCCCGGCGCGACCAGCGGCCCAGGCCAAACGTGAAGCTGCGGAGGTGCACTGA
- a CDS encoding lysozyme inhibitor LprI family protein, translated as MKTYFLGLALMAAMAGNAYAAQDTDTSPCDGVDSDNQTLECSVYSRQTAETLLKENFQNLLNRVQSQFVANKTQYNDFTNKLKTAQLAWEKLRDADCAVEVFPSAAGSKAYKISENDCIARMSDERSEYLESIAQE; from the coding sequence ATGAAAACCTACTTCCTGGGACTGGCCCTGATGGCCGCCATGGCCGGCAACGCCTACGCCGCGCAAGACACCGACACTTCGCCCTGCGACGGCGTCGACAGCGACAACCAGACCCTGGAATGCTCCGTCTACAGCCGCCAGACCGCCGAAACGCTGCTCAAGGAAAACTTCCAGAACCTGCTCAACCGGGTGCAGTCGCAGTTCGTCGCCAACAAGACCCAGTACAACGACTTCACCAACAAGCTCAAGACCGCCCAGCTAGCCTGGGAAAAGCTGCGTGACGCCGACTGCGCCGTGGAAGTCTTCCCCTCGGCAGCGGGCAGCAAGGCCTACAAGATCAGCGAGAACGACTGCATCGCCCGCATGAGCGACGAGCGCAGCGAATACCTGGAGTCGATTGCCCAGGAATAA
- the dgcA gene encoding dimethylglycine demethylation protein DgcA: protein MAFEAMFQPIQIGKLTIRNRVLSTAHAEVYATDGGMTTERYVKYYEEKAKGGIGLAICGGSSVVAIDSPQGWWKSVNLSTDRIIPHFQNLADAMHKHGAKIMIQITHMGRRSRWDGEHWPTLMSPSGIREPVHRATCKTIEPEEIWRIIGNYAQAARRAKEGGLDGVELSAVHQHMIDQFWSPRVNKRTDEWGGSFENRMRFGLEVLKAVRAEVGPDFCVGMRICGDEFHPDGLSHEDMKQIAKYYDDTGMIDFIGVVGSGCDTHNTLANVIPNMSYPPEPFLHLAAGIKEVVKAPVLHAQNIKDPNQATRILEGGYVDMVGMTRAHMADPHLIAKIKMGQIDQIKQCVGANYCIDRQYQGLDVLCIQNAATSREYMGVPHIIEKSTGPKRKVVIVGAGPAGMEAARVSAERGHDVTLFEKKDAIGGQITTASKAPQRDQIAGITRWYQLELARLKVDLRLGTAADAATIMDLRPDIVVLAVGGHPFLEQNEHWGAAEGLVVSSWDVLDGKVAPGKNVLVYDTICEFTGMSVADFLADKGCQVEIVTDDIKPGVAMGGTTFPTYYRSLYPKEVIMTGDMMLEKVYREGDKLIAVLENEYTGAKEERVVDQVVVENGVRPDEAIYYALKEGSRNKGQIDIEALYAIQPQPMLSQPGDGYLLYRIGDCVAQRNTHAAIYDGLRLCKDF, encoded by the coding sequence ATGGCTTTTGAAGCGATGTTCCAGCCGATCCAGATCGGCAAACTGACCATCCGTAACCGGGTGCTCAGCACCGCGCATGCCGAGGTGTACGCCACCGACGGCGGCATGACCACCGAACGCTACGTGAAGTACTACGAAGAGAAAGCCAAGGGCGGTATCGGCCTGGCGATCTGCGGCGGTTCTTCCGTGGTGGCCATCGACAGCCCGCAGGGCTGGTGGAAGTCGGTGAACCTGTCGACCGACCGGATCATCCCGCATTTCCAGAACCTCGCCGACGCCATGCACAAGCACGGCGCCAAGATCATGATCCAGATTACCCACATGGGCCGTCGCTCGCGCTGGGACGGCGAACACTGGCCGACCCTGATGTCGCCGTCGGGTATCCGTGAGCCTGTGCACCGCGCCACCTGCAAGACCATCGAGCCCGAAGAAATCTGGCGCATCATCGGCAACTACGCCCAGGCTGCACGCCGGGCCAAGGAAGGCGGCCTGGACGGCGTCGAGCTGTCGGCCGTGCACCAGCACATGATCGACCAGTTCTGGAGCCCGCGGGTCAACAAGCGTACCGACGAATGGGGCGGCAGCTTCGAGAACCGCATGCGCTTCGGCCTGGAAGTGCTCAAGGCCGTACGTGCCGAGGTCGGCCCGGATTTCTGTGTGGGCATGCGCATCTGTGGGGACGAGTTCCACCCCGATGGCCTGTCCCATGAAGACATGAAGCAGATCGCCAAGTACTACGACGACACCGGCATGATCGACTTCATCGGTGTGGTCGGCTCGGGTTGCGACACGCACAACACCCTGGCCAACGTGATCCCCAACATGAGCTACCCGCCAGAGCCGTTCCTGCACCTGGCGGCCGGCATCAAGGAAGTGGTCAAGGCACCGGTGCTGCACGCGCAGAACATCAAGGACCCGAACCAGGCCACGCGCATCCTCGAAGGCGGCTACGTCGACATGGTCGGCATGACCCGTGCGCACATGGCCGACCCGCACCTGATCGCCAAGATCAAGATGGGCCAGATCGACCAGATCAAGCAGTGCGTCGGTGCCAACTACTGCATCGACCGCCAGTACCAGGGCCTGGACGTGCTATGCATCCAGAACGCCGCGACCTCCCGTGAATACATGGGCGTGCCGCACATCATCGAGAAGTCCACCGGGCCCAAGCGCAAGGTGGTGATCGTCGGTGCCGGTCCGGCGGGCATGGAAGCGGCGCGGGTGTCGGCCGAACGTGGCCACGACGTGACCCTGTTCGAGAAGAAAGACGCCATCGGCGGGCAGATCACCACGGCCTCCAAGGCGCCGCAGCGTGACCAGATCGCCGGTATCACCCGCTGGTATCAGCTGGAGCTGGCGCGCCTGAAGGTCGACCTGCGCCTGGGCACGGCCGCTGACGCCGCGACCATCATGGACCTGCGTCCGGACATCGTCGTCCTGGCGGTGGGCGGCCATCCGTTCCTGGAGCAGAACGAGCACTGGGGCGCGGCAGAAGGCCTGGTGGTCAGCAGCTGGGACGTGCTGGACGGCAAGGTGGCACCGGGCAAGAACGTGCTGGTGTACGACACCATCTGCGAATTCACCGGTATGTCGGTGGCCGACTTCCTGGCCGACAAGGGCTGCCAGGTGGAAATCGTCACCGACGACATCAAGCCGGGCGTGGCCATGGGCGGCACCACCTTCCCGACCTACTACCGCAGCCTGTACCCGAAAGAGGTCATCATGACCGGGGACATGATGCTGGAGAAGGTCTACCGCGAAGGCGACAAGCTCATCGCCGTGCTGGAGAACGAGTACACCGGCGCCAAGGAAGAGCGAGTGGTCGACCAGGTGGTGGTGGAGAACGGCGTGCGGCCTGACGAAGCCATCTACTACGCGCTGAAGGAAGGGTCGCGCAACAAGGGCCAGATCGACATCGAAGCCCTGTACGCCATCCAGCCGCAGCCGATGCTCAGCCAGCCGGGCGACGGCTACCTGCTGTACCGGATCGGCGACTGTGTGGCGCAGCGCAACACCCACGCCGCCATCTACGACGGCCTGCGCCTCTGCAAGGACTTCTAA
- a CDS encoding DUF3010 family protein: MIICGVEIKGSEAIFALATRQNHEVGHLPLAVRKLALDDDDEAANVKAFASRVAAFVRENGISHVAIKKRSKKGEFAGGPTTFKIETVFQLLADCEVALLSPQTVNAQCKKHDIALPDSLNKYQHEAFKTACAALLKKA, from the coding sequence ATGATCATTTGCGGCGTAGAAATAAAGGGCAGCGAAGCGATCTTCGCACTGGCCACCCGGCAGAACCACGAGGTCGGCCACCTGCCGCTGGCGGTTCGCAAGCTGGCGCTGGATGACGACGACGAGGCCGCCAACGTCAAGGCCTTCGCCAGCCGGGTCGCGGCCTTCGTACGTGAAAACGGCATCAGCCACGTGGCCATCAAGAAACGCAGCAAGAAAGGCGAATTCGCCGGCGGGCCGACCACGTTCAAGATCGAGACCGTGTTTCAGCTGCTGGCCGACTGCGAAGTGGCGCTGCTGTCGCCGCAGACCGTCAACGCGCAGTGCAAGAAACACGACATCGCCCTGCCCGACAGCCTCAACAAATACCAGCACGAAGCCTTCAAGACCGCCTGCGCCGCCTTGCTGAAAAAAGCCTGA
- the epd gene encoding erythrose-4-phosphate dehydrogenase: MPQPRVYKVVLNGYGRIGRCVLRALCERGAGAGFEVVAINDLADLASLEYLTRFDSTHGRFPGHVRVEGEYLHIDAHRIRVLRSPTPEGIDWAALGADLVLECSGVYNTRADGQRFLDAGAPPVLFSQPMASEADVDATIVYGINQHSLTGRERLLSNASCTTNCSVPLLRLLDEALGLDYIAITTIHSAMNDQPVIDAYHHEDLRRTRSAFQSIIPVSTGLARGIERLLPELAGRIQAKAVRVPTVNVSCLDITLQTRRDTDAAEINRILREAASGGPLKGLLAYTELPHASCDFNHDPHSAIVDASQTLVSGPRLVNLLAWFDNEWGFANRMLDVAGHFLRVADPQQ, translated from the coding sequence ATGCCTCAACCCCGTGTCTACAAGGTTGTCCTGAACGGCTACGGCCGTATCGGCCGCTGTGTGCTGCGCGCCCTGTGCGAGCGCGGCGCTGGCGCGGGTTTCGAAGTGGTGGCCATCAATGACCTGGCCGACCTGGCCAGTCTCGAATACCTGACCCGCTTCGACTCCACCCATGGTCGCTTTCCCGGCCATGTGCGGGTCGAAGGGGAGTACCTGCACATCGATGCGCACCGCATCCGTGTGCTGCGCAGCCCTACGCCGGAAGGCATCGACTGGGCGGCGCTGGGGGCGGACCTGGTGCTGGAGTGTTCCGGGGTCTACAACACCCGTGCCGACGGCCAGCGCTTTCTGGATGCCGGTGCGCCGCCGGTGCTGTTCTCGCAGCCCATGGCCAGCGAGGCGGACGTCGACGCCACCATCGTCTACGGCATCAACCAGCACAGCCTGACCGGCCGCGAGCGCCTGCTGTCCAACGCCTCCTGCACCACCAACTGCAGCGTGCCGCTGCTGCGCCTGCTGGATGAGGCGCTGGGGCTCGACTACATCGCCATTACCACCATCCATTCGGCGATGAACGACCAGCCGGTGATCGACGCCTATCACCACGAAGACCTGCGCCGTACGCGCTCGGCGTTTCAGTCGATCATTCCGGTGTCTACCGGCCTGGCGCGCGGTATCGAACGCCTGCTTCCGGAACTTGCGGGCCGAATTCAGGCCAAAGCAGTCCGTGTGCCGACGGTCAACGTCTCGTGCCTGGACATCACCCTGCAGACCCGCCGGGATACCGATGCCGCCGAGATCAACCGTATTCTGCGCGAGGCTGCCAGCGGCGGCCCGCTCAAGGGGCTGCTGGCGTACACCGAGTTGCCGCACGCCAGCTGCGACTTCAATCATGACCCCCATTCGGCGATCGTCGATGCGAGTCAGACCCTGGTATCCGGCCCTCGGCTGGTCAACCTGCTGGCCTGGTTCGACAACGAATGGGGTTTTGCCAATCGAATGCTCGACGTCGCAGGTCATTTCCTGCGCGTAGCCGACCCACAACAGTAA